In Pseudoliparis swirei isolate HS2019 ecotype Mariana Trench chromosome 11, NWPU_hadal_v1, whole genome shotgun sequence, a genomic segment contains:
- the ptbp1a gene encoding polypyrimidine tract-binding protein 1a isoform X2, translating to MDGRLDAELYPLGTGYVPEIDSVHDIAVGTKRGSDELFSSCIANGPYIMNPANGNDSKKFKGDVRSPGVPSRVVHVRKLPNDINEAEVIGLGLPFGKVTNLLMLKGKNQAFLEMTSEECAQTMVSYYSSVTPVIRNHPIYMQYSTHKELKTDNSPNQVRAQAALQAVNALHGGGMGGMAIPADVASMGGAGSQSPVLRVIVENLFYPVTLDVLHQIFSKFGTVLKIITFTKNNQFQALIQYADGLTAQHSKLSLDGQNIYNACCTLRISFSKLTSLNVKYNNDKSRDYTRPDLPTADSHASLDHQTMAAAFGLISASPYGGAHGFPQAFAIQQASGLSMAGMPGGLASLGVGHGGMAAAAAAASRLGLTGFAPPGGHHVLLVSNLNPESVTPHCLFILFGVYGDVMRVKILFNKKENALIQMSDSTQAQLAMSHLNGQRLHGRAMRVTSSKHTTVQLPREGHEDQGLTKDYSNSPLHRFKKPGSKNYSNIFPPSATLHLSNIPPSVVEDDLRRLFASSGATVKAFKFFQKDRKMALIQMGSVEEAIESLIEFHNHDLGENHHLRVSFSKSTI from the exons ATGGACGG CCGCCTAGATGCTGAATTGTACCCTTTGGGAACCGGCTACGTCCCTGAAATTGA CAGTGTCCATGACATAGCCGTTGGCACAAAG AGGGGATCCGACGAACTATTTTCTTCCTGCATAGCCAACGGGCCCTATATCATGAACCCAG CCAATGGCAACGACAGCAAAAAATTCAAAGGTGACGTGCGCAGTCCTGGTGTTCCGTCACGTGTGGTCCATGTACGCAAGCTGCCCAACGACATAAATGAGGCTGAAGTTATTGGCCTGGGACTGCCCTTTGGGAAGGTCACTAATCTGCTGATGCTGAAAGGGAAAAACCAG GCATTCTTAGAAATGACCAGCGAGGAGTGTGCACAGACGATGGTGAGCTACTACTCCTCTGTAACCCCCGTCATCAGAAACCACCCCATTTACATGCAGTACTCGACTCACAAGGAGCTCAAGACCGACAACTCCCCCAACCAAGTG CGTGCCCAGGCAGCTCTGCAGGCAGTCAACGCTCTGCACGGCGGTGGGATGGGGGGCATGGCCATTCCAGCAGATGTGGCCAGCATGGGGGGAGCAGGGTCCCAAAGCCCTGTGCTCCGAGTCATAGTGGAGAACCTCTTCTACCCCGTCACCCTGGATGTACTGCACCAG ATTTTCTCTAAATTCGGCACCGTGCTGAAGATCATCACTTTCACTAAGAACAACCAATTCCAGGCTTTGATCCAGTATGCTGACGGCTTGACAGCTCAGCACTCCAAACTG TCTCTGGATGGACAGAACATATACAACGCCTGCTGCACCCTGAGAATCAGCTTCTCCAAGCTCACCAGCCTCAATGTCAAGTACAACAACGACAAGAGCCGGGACTACACCCGTCCAGACCTCCCCACTGCTGATTCACACGCGTCCCTTGACCACCAGACCATGGCAGCGGCGTTTG GCTTAATCTCAGCCTCTCCTTATGGTGGCGCTCATGGCTTCCCCCAAGCCTTCGCCATCCAGCAAGCATCTG GGCTGTCGATGGCCGGTATGCCCGGCGGCCTCGCCTCCCTGGGTGTGGGCCACGGTGGCATGGCTGCCGCCGCAGCTGCCGCCAGCCGGCTCGGCCTGACTGGGTTCGCTCCGCCCGGGGGCCACCATGTGTTGTTGGTCAGCAATCTGAACCCTGAG AGCGTTACGCCACACTGCCTCTTTATTCTTTTCG gTGTGTACGGTGACGTGATGAGAGTGAAGATCCTGTTTAATAAAAAGGAGAATGCTCTGATCCAGATGTCTGATAGCACTCAGGCTCAGCTAG CTATGAGCCACCTGAACGGTCAGCGTCTCCATGGCCGGGCCATGCGCGTGACCTCCTCGAAACACACCACGGTGCAGCTGCCCCGAGAAGGCCACGAGGACCAGGGCCTCACGAAGGACTACAGCAACTCACCGCTGCACCGCTTCAAGAAGCCCGGCTCCAAGAACTACTCCAACATCTTCCCACCCTCGGCAACGCTCCACCTCTCCAACATACC GCCGTCGGTGGTGGAGGATGACCTCAGGAGGCTTTTTGCCAGCTCAGGAGCAACGGTCAAAGCCTTCAAGTTCTTTCA gaaagACCGCAAGATGGCCCTGATCCAGATGGGCTCCGTGGAGGAGGCGATCGAGTCTCTCATCGAGTTCCACAACCACGATCTGGGAGAGAACCACCACCTCAGAGTgtccttctccaagtccaccaTCTAA
- the ptbp1a gene encoding polypyrimidine tract-binding protein 1a isoform X1 yields MDGRLDAELYPLGTGYVPEIDSVHDIAVGTKRGSDELFSSCIANGPYIMNPANGNDSKKFKGDVRSPGVPSRVVHVRKLPNDINEAEVIGLGLPFGKVTNLLMLKGKNQAFLEMTSEECAQTMVSYYSSVTPVIRNHPIYMQYSTHKELKTDNSPNQVRAQAALQAVNALHGGGMGGMAIPADVASMGGAGSQSPVLRVIVENLFYPVTLDVLHQIFSKFGTVLKIITFTKNNQFQALIQYADGLTAQHSKLSLDGQNIYNACCTLRISFSKLTSLNVKYNNDKSRDYTRPDLPTADSHASLDHQTMAAAFAAPGLISASPYGGAHGFPQAFAIQQASGLSMAGMPGGLASLGVGHGGMAAAAAAASRLGLTGFAPPGGHHVLLVSNLNPESVTPHCLFILFGVYGDVMRVKILFNKKENALIQMSDSTQAQLAMSHLNGQRLHGRAMRVTSSKHTTVQLPREGHEDQGLTKDYSNSPLHRFKKPGSKNYSNIFPPSATLHLSNIPPSVVEDDLRRLFASSGATVKAFKFFQKDRKMALIQMGSVEEAIESLIEFHNHDLGENHHLRVSFSKSTI; encoded by the exons ATGGACGG CCGCCTAGATGCTGAATTGTACCCTTTGGGAACCGGCTACGTCCCTGAAATTGA CAGTGTCCATGACATAGCCGTTGGCACAAAG AGGGGATCCGACGAACTATTTTCTTCCTGCATAGCCAACGGGCCCTATATCATGAACCCAG CCAATGGCAACGACAGCAAAAAATTCAAAGGTGACGTGCGCAGTCCTGGTGTTCCGTCACGTGTGGTCCATGTACGCAAGCTGCCCAACGACATAAATGAGGCTGAAGTTATTGGCCTGGGACTGCCCTTTGGGAAGGTCACTAATCTGCTGATGCTGAAAGGGAAAAACCAG GCATTCTTAGAAATGACCAGCGAGGAGTGTGCACAGACGATGGTGAGCTACTACTCCTCTGTAACCCCCGTCATCAGAAACCACCCCATTTACATGCAGTACTCGACTCACAAGGAGCTCAAGACCGACAACTCCCCCAACCAAGTG CGTGCCCAGGCAGCTCTGCAGGCAGTCAACGCTCTGCACGGCGGTGGGATGGGGGGCATGGCCATTCCAGCAGATGTGGCCAGCATGGGGGGAGCAGGGTCCCAAAGCCCTGTGCTCCGAGTCATAGTGGAGAACCTCTTCTACCCCGTCACCCTGGATGTACTGCACCAG ATTTTCTCTAAATTCGGCACCGTGCTGAAGATCATCACTTTCACTAAGAACAACCAATTCCAGGCTTTGATCCAGTATGCTGACGGCTTGACAGCTCAGCACTCCAAACTG TCTCTGGATGGACAGAACATATACAACGCCTGCTGCACCCTGAGAATCAGCTTCTCCAAGCTCACCAGCCTCAATGTCAAGTACAACAACGACAAGAGCCGGGACTACACCCGTCCAGACCTCCCCACTGCTGATTCACACGCGTCCCTTGACCACCAGACCATGGCAGCGGCGTTTG CTGCTCCAGGCTTAATCTCAGCCTCTCCTTATGGTGGCGCTCATGGCTTCCCCCAAGCCTTCGCCATCCAGCAAGCATCTG GGCTGTCGATGGCCGGTATGCCCGGCGGCCTCGCCTCCCTGGGTGTGGGCCACGGTGGCATGGCTGCCGCCGCAGCTGCCGCCAGCCGGCTCGGCCTGACTGGGTTCGCTCCGCCCGGGGGCCACCATGTGTTGTTGGTCAGCAATCTGAACCCTGAG AGCGTTACGCCACACTGCCTCTTTATTCTTTTCG gTGTGTACGGTGACGTGATGAGAGTGAAGATCCTGTTTAATAAAAAGGAGAATGCTCTGATCCAGATGTCTGATAGCACTCAGGCTCAGCTAG CTATGAGCCACCTGAACGGTCAGCGTCTCCATGGCCGGGCCATGCGCGTGACCTCCTCGAAACACACCACGGTGCAGCTGCCCCGAGAAGGCCACGAGGACCAGGGCCTCACGAAGGACTACAGCAACTCACCGCTGCACCGCTTCAAGAAGCCCGGCTCCAAGAACTACTCCAACATCTTCCCACCCTCGGCAACGCTCCACCTCTCCAACATACC GCCGTCGGTGGTGGAGGATGACCTCAGGAGGCTTTTTGCCAGCTCAGGAGCAACGGTCAAAGCCTTCAAGTTCTTTCA gaaagACCGCAAGATGGCCCTGATCCAGATGGGCTCCGTGGAGGAGGCGATCGAGTCTCTCATCGAGTTCCACAACCACGATCTGGGAGAGAACCACCACCTCAGAGTgtccttctccaagtccaccaTCTAA